Proteins encoded by one window of Actinocorallia herbida:
- a CDS encoding CoA transferase — protein sequence MEDVGDEVGAWARSGVVALTGRNVPLVPPGTGARTAYALGRRFTEATGVAVDGGRLLSERAAYTGSGRRGSVSAGGSCRLLPCLDGWAAVSSARADDPALLGALAFAEPGEDPWTATARWLRGHTGGELDARAALLGVAAGAVARPEAPHLPEAGRPRPVAGMLVVDFSALWAGPLCAHLLGSAGARVVKVETPTRPDGARGGDAAFYGLLHAGHSSVVLDPETPGGRRALAALVAAADIVIEASRPRALARWGLDAEAAAASGKTWVSITAHGRASDRVGFGDDVAASAGLVARDPSGPVFVGDAFADPLTGLTAAVLAASEPPAGAGVLWDLSMTDVVASTLPESPTGLSPQAVSTSSGWVVETPDGPVPVAAPARRTGPTGAASASGADTASVLGSLGIALP from the coding sequence GTGGAGGACGTCGGAGATGAGGTCGGGGCTTGGGCGCGCAGCGGCGTGGTCGCCCTGACGGGCCGGAACGTTCCGCTGGTACCGCCCGGAACAGGCGCCCGGACTGCTTACGCGCTCGGAAGGCGGTTCACGGAGGCGACCGGAGTGGCCGTCGACGGAGGGCGGCTGCTGTCCGAGCGGGCCGCCTACACCGGCTCCGGACGGCGCGGAAGCGTCTCGGCCGGGGGAAGCTGCCGTCTTCTGCCGTGCCTGGACGGCTGGGCCGCGGTCTCGTCGGCGCGGGCCGACGACCCGGCGCTGCTCGGCGCGCTGGCGTTCGCCGAGCCCGGCGAGGACCCTTGGACCGCCACGGCGCGCTGGCTGCGCGGGCACACCGGCGGGGAACTCGACGCGCGGGCCGCGCTCCTCGGCGTCGCCGCGGGCGCGGTGGCCCGCCCGGAGGCACCGCACCTGCCCGAGGCGGGAAGGCCGCGGCCCGTGGCGGGCATGCTCGTGGTGGATTTCAGCGCGCTCTGGGCGGGGCCCCTGTGCGCTCACCTCCTCGGCTCGGCCGGCGCCCGCGTCGTGAAGGTCGAGACCCCTACGCGGCCGGACGGCGCCCGCGGCGGCGACGCGGCCTTCTACGGCCTCCTCCATGCCGGGCACTCGTCGGTGGTGCTCGATCCGGAGACCCCCGGCGGGAGACGCGCCCTGGCCGCGCTGGTGGCCGCCGCCGACATCGTCATCGAGGCCTCACGGCCGCGCGCGCTGGCCCGCTGGGGGCTCGACGCCGAGGCCGCCGCCGCGTCGGGGAAGACGTGGGTGTCGATCACCGCGCACGGGCGCGCCTCGGACCGGGTGGGCTTCGGCGATGACGTCGCGGCCTCCGCGGGCCTGGTCGCACGTGACCCCTCCGGTCCCGTCTTCGTGGGCGACGCCTTCGCCGACCCCCTGACCGGGCTGACGGCCGCCGTCTTGGCCGCGTCGGAGCCGCCCGCCGGTGCGGGGGTTCTCTGGGACCTGTCCATGACGGACGTCGTCGCGTCCACCCTGCCCGAGTCGCCTACCGGCCTCTCCCCGCAGGCCGTCTCCACCTCTTCGGGATGGGTCGTGGAGACGCCCGACGGTCCGGTCCCCGTGGCTGCGCCCGCCCGGCGGACGGGCCCTACCGGGGCCGCCTCCGCGTCCGGTGCCGACACCGCCTCCGTCCTCGGCTCTCTGGGGATCGCCCTTCCCTGA
- a CDS encoding amidohydrolase family protein yields MDGRGTLLRDAEVDGLRHADVRLRNGFVHEVGPALARDGDEVVDCGGRALIPGLCDHHVHLLALAAARRSVACGPPGVGDPAALRAALGAAAPGRDGWIRGVGYVETVAGDLDAAALDGFRADVPVRLQHRSGALWTLNSAAVRAAGLASGDHPGIERDDRGTPTGRLWRADGWLRTRLPDEGGTELAEVGAALTAAGITSVTDATPDLAPEAVALLARARATGVLPQRVRLLGAAGPLPGGLTSGPEKIVIADSALPSLDALTARIAAAHAAGRPVAAHCVTYAALVLFLVAIEAAGALPGDRIEHAALVPADLLGTIRRLGLRVVTQPGFLADRGDDYLRDIPSADHADLYRCASLTAAGIPLALSSDAPYGPLDPWTVIDAAVRRRTRAGAVAGAPERLGARDALDRYLAPSDDPGGPPRRVRPGEPADLLILRTPLADALAALPASPVDAVFLDGHRTQ; encoded by the coding sequence GTGGATGGGCGGGGGACGCTGCTGCGGGACGCCGAGGTCGACGGGCTCCGGCACGCGGACGTGCGGCTCAGGAACGGCTTCGTCCACGAGGTCGGGCCCGCTCTCGCGCGGGACGGCGACGAGGTCGTCGACTGCGGCGGAAGAGCCCTCATCCCCGGCCTTTGCGACCACCACGTCCATCTCCTCGCCCTGGCCGCGGCCCGGCGCTCGGTGGCCTGCGGCCCGCCGGGCGTCGGCGATCCGGCGGCCCTGCGGGCGGCGCTCGGCGCCGCCGCCCCCGGCCGGGACGGGTGGATCCGCGGCGTCGGATACGTCGAGACCGTCGCGGGCGACCTCGACGCGGCGGCACTCGACGGGTTCCGCGCCGACGTGCCCGTCCGGCTCCAGCACCGCAGCGGCGCGCTGTGGACGCTGAACTCCGCGGCGGTCCGCGCCGCGGGCCTGGCGTCAGGCGACCATCCCGGTATCGAACGGGACGATCGGGGCACCCCGACCGGGCGGCTCTGGCGGGCCGACGGGTGGCTGCGCACCCGTCTGCCGGACGAGGGCGGCACGGAGCTCGCCGAGGTGGGCGCGGCGCTCACCGCGGCGGGCATCACCTCGGTCACCGACGCCACGCCCGATCTCGCGCCCGAGGCGGTCGCCCTGCTCGCGCGGGCCAGGGCGACGGGCGTTCTTCCGCAGCGCGTCCGCCTGCTCGGGGCGGCCGGGCCGCTGCCCGGCGGGCTCACCTCGGGACCGGAGAAGATCGTCATCGCCGACTCCGCGCTGCCCTCGCTGGACGCCCTCACGGCGCGGATCGCCGCGGCCCACGCCGCAGGACGCCCGGTCGCCGCCCACTGCGTCACCTATGCGGCTCTCGTTCTGTTCCTTGTGGCCATCGAGGCCGCGGGCGCCCTGCCCGGCGACCGGATCGAGCACGCCGCGCTCGTCCCGGCCGACCTCCTCGGCACCATCCGGCGGCTCGGCCTGCGGGTGGTCACCCAGCCCGGCTTCCTGGCCGACCGGGGCGACGACTACCTGCGCGACATCCCTTCGGCCGACCACGCCGACCTCTACCGCTGCGCCTCCCTGACGGCCGCCGGCATCCCCCTGGCCCTGTCCAGCGACGCCCCGTACGGGCCGCTCGACCCCTGGACGGTGATCGACGCCGCGGTCCGCCGCCGGACCCGCGCGGGGGCCGTGGCGGGGGCCCCTGAGCGTCTCGGCGCCCGTGACGCGCTGGACCGCTACCTCGCGCCCTCCGACGACCCCGGCGGCCCGCCCCGCCGCGTCAGGCCCGGCGAGCCGGCCGACCTGCTGATCCTGCGGACGCCGTTGGCCGACGCGCTCGCCGCGCTGCCCGCCTCGCCGGTCGATGCCGTGTTCCTGGACGGGCATCGCACCCAGTAG
- a CDS encoding acyl-CoA thioesterase, which produces MGALRETLDLERLDDLLFRSGSAATRNTRVFGGEVAAQALMAAGRTVPGDRHVHSLHAYFLRPGDPGSPIVYQVDPIRDGGSFTTRRTVAVQHGKPIFHLSASFHRPEEGYSHQPPKTERPEPEDLLPGEEVIAAADPATREWFDRVHGDSPLEIRFAEELPRFAALRGESAPPIQRFWFRTHETLPEDDPLLHACAVAYASDLLLLCSSVAPHARTLDGGDFQFASLDHTLWLHGVPRADDWIFYDQEGMWAGGARALCRGSLSDRSHRLIGSVVQEGLIRPVG; this is translated from the coding sequence ATGGGCGCACTGCGGGAGACCCTCGATCTCGAGCGGCTCGACGACCTGCTCTTCCGGAGCGGTTCGGCCGCCACCCGCAACACCCGCGTCTTCGGCGGCGAGGTCGCCGCCCAGGCCCTCATGGCCGCGGGCCGCACCGTGCCCGGCGACCGGCACGTCCACTCCCTGCACGCCTACTTCCTGCGCCCCGGCGACCCCGGCAGCCCGATCGTCTACCAGGTGGACCCGATCCGCGACGGAGGCAGCTTCACCACCCGCCGCACCGTCGCCGTCCAGCACGGCAAGCCGATCTTCCACCTGTCGGCCTCGTTCCACCGGCCGGAGGAAGGCTACTCCCACCAGCCGCCCAAGACCGAGCGGCCCGAGCCGGAGGACCTGCTCCCGGGCGAGGAGGTCATCGCCGCCGCCGACCCCGCCACCCGCGAGTGGTTCGACCGGGTCCATGGCGACAGCCCCCTGGAGATCCGGTTCGCGGAGGAACTGCCCAGGTTCGCGGCATTGCGCGGAGAAAGCGCCCCGCCCATCCAGCGGTTCTGGTTCCGCACCCACGAGACGCTCCCCGAGGACGACCCCCTGCTCCACGCCTGCGCCGTCGCCTACGCCTCGGACCTCCTGCTGCTGTGCAGCTCCGTCGCACCCCACGCCAGGACCCTGGACGGAGGCGACTTCCAGTTCGCCAGCCTCGACCACACCCTGTGGCTGCACGGGGTCCCGCGCGCCGACGACTGGATCTTCTACGACCAGGAGGGCATGTGGGCCGGAGGCGCCCGCGCCCTGTGCCGCGGATCCCTCTCCGACCGGTCCCACCGGCTCATCGGGAGCGTCGTGCAGGAGGGGCTTATCCGTCCCGTGGGCTGA
- a CDS encoding enoyl-CoA hydratase/isomerase family protein: MVGAVMSVEELADGAADAGVLGEDGMPVSPVVGVDLDGPRKPGALGRAVERLAAHDRVLVGLIEGATPLETARVLAPYLDLTLVRSGRALPRPYVGVPDPRAELALLQEQAEANPQAAFTLGGVLRAGAHLDVRQALDLESFAYSTLLSGREFAAWLASRGAAQAPPEVAEPVLLRREGDRLFITLNRPERRNAYGSRLRDAFVEALTVAELDPTVRRVLVTGAGPVFSAGGDLAEFGTAHDLAAAHFLRTRAGAALPLHRLRDRVTVQVHGTCVGAGVELPAFAGTVLAAPGTTFRLPEVAMGLIPGAGGTVSLPRRIGRWRTLHLALSNAPVTVETALAWGLVDRLT; the protein is encoded by the coding sequence ATGGTCGGCGCGGTCATGTCCGTGGAGGAACTGGCCGACGGCGCGGCGGACGCCGGGGTGCTGGGGGAGGACGGGATGCCCGTCTCCCCGGTCGTCGGCGTCGACCTGGACGGCCCGCGCAAGCCGGGCGCGCTCGGCAGGGCCGTCGAGCGTCTCGCCGCGCATGACCGGGTCCTCGTCGGCCTCATCGAAGGCGCCACTCCTCTGGAGACGGCCCGTGTGCTCGCCCCTTACCTGGACCTCACGCTCGTGCGTTCGGGACGTGCCCTTCCCCGTCCGTACGTGGGGGTGCCCGACCCGCGCGCCGAACTCGCACTCCTTCAGGAGCAGGCTGAGGCGAACCCGCAGGCGGCGTTCACGCTGGGCGGCGTGCTGCGCGCGGGCGCGCACCTGGACGTCCGGCAGGCGCTCGACCTCGAGTCGTTCGCCTACTCGACCCTTCTCTCCGGACGTGAGTTCGCAGCGTGGCTCGCCTCCAGGGGAGCCGCCCAGGCACCTCCCGAGGTGGCCGAGCCCGTCCTGCTCCGTAGGGAAGGCGACCGCCTCTTCATCACCCTCAACCGTCCAGAGCGGCGCAACGCCTACGGCAGCCGGCTCAGGGACGCCTTCGTCGAGGCGCTCACCGTCGCGGAACTCGATCCGACGGTCCGCCGCGTCCTCGTGACGGGAGCGGGTCCCGTCTTCTCCGCGGGCGGCGACCTCGCCGAGTTCGGCACCGCCCACGACCTGGCCGCCGCTCACTTCCTGCGTACGCGCGCGGGTGCGGCGCTGCCTTTGCACCGGCTGCGCGACCGCGTCACGGTGCAGGTCCACGGCACCTGCGTCGGCGCGGGCGTGGAGCTTCCGGCGTTCGCGGGCACGGTGCTGGCCGCGCCGGGGACGACGTTCCGGCTGCCGGAGGTCGCCATGGGCCTGATCCCCGGCGCGGGCGGCACGGTGAGCCTCCCGCGCCGCATCGGCCGCTGGCGGACCCTGCACCTGGCGCTGTCGAACGCCCCCGTGACCGTGGAAACCGCGTTGGCCTGGGGACTTGTCGACCGTCTCACTTGA